Genomic window (Podarcis muralis chromosome 9, rPodMur119.hap1.1, whole genome shotgun sequence):
CGAGAAGCCAGATTTGAAATCGAAACCATCAACTTACCCCtattatgagagttgtagccaCTCTGGTTCAGGTGCTATTTCAATATGACATTAtagctgcattttttttaaaaaaaagtaagctAGTGGAGCAAAGGGGAGACTGCGCTCTGGAGCTCCTGCCACCTGCTGTTTCGGGGAGGGCGTGCACCTGGCCCCCTGCATAACCCGTTTGGTCCCAAGTTTGAAAGCATCTTAGCCACAGACCTACAAACACTAGCTTTTGTAAGCTGGCAAAAGCTCATCTATTTCATCTAAAACAAAACCCTTGACATGTCCTGACCTGCAACAAgagagctatttatttatttttttgtagcaTGCCTTTCCCGCTCTCCACTGATTCAGTCCAGGTGAGAACTGACACCCTCCAAACTTGCATGCCATAACCCAGATTTATTTAAGAAAAGGGGACAACACAGCTGTATGCCTATGTAGGAAAAAGGTTTTAATCATGATTCTTCTACTCGGGTTAATACCTCCCAATTGCAGGATATTTTAGAACAAAAAGACACCGATTGTACTTGAGTTCAGTCTAACAGCAGTCAATAAACTGTTTAACTGCAGAGATTTCTGGCACTTAGTGGTACAGTAAGACATGAGCAGATATTAGCTGTGTCTAAGATCAGTGTTTTGTTCACATTGTCAAGAGCAGGTGATGCTTCTAACTAGAACAGCTTTTCCTAAATCATTTTTGACCAACGCATCCTGAATTACTGTTGCACTGAGTTGAACTGCGGTGGAAGCTTCCTTCAGGCTTCTTGAAACTTAAGGACACTTCGGATGCTGCAAGAGTGAAAGAAAAGAGCTGAGATCATGAATTTGATTTGTACTGTCAAACTTGATTTGATCTTATTTTAAGAAAACTGGCATGCTATCATGCAGCCTTCTGCAACATGGTGCCACCATTGGTCACACTGATCCTATGGGCAAGGCTTCGAGTAGGAAAGACGCTATTCATGGGGGTCATGGGGGGTCATGATGATCATGGGGTCATGATGATCATGGGGGCACTGGAACAGCCACTACAACAaaacatcacagggttgttttgaggaaaaGTAGACTGCTATATGTTGGCAGGAtaaagggagagagaaacttgccaaggaaaaagagagaaatcttTCCCAATGGTTGCTTTTACAATAAATATGCACCCTCCTGTCCCAAAGCATACAATTTAGGTAACTGAAAggtaacttctgagtagacatatatggGATTGTGCTGTCAGTGATGTTGTCATTCTAAAATCTGTCCCAGCACACAATATATAAAAAGTAAACTTGTTAACAAACAGCAGACAGTACCTACCTCTTTCCAGCATGCATGAGTTCAAAAGCCTCATTGATTTTGTTAAACGGTAAAGTGTGAGTCACAAATTCATCCACTTTTATCTTTTTGGACATGTATTCTGCTACCAGCTTCGGAACACTCTCTACACTCTTCCAACCTGTTAGAAAATGAAATAATTGTGTACCGAATGTGATGTGACACAGCAAGATGGATGAAGGAGCATTACAAAAGTAGTATCTGTGTCAGACAAGGAAATCTTAATGATGCAAGCCTGAAAGAAaactcttttctctctctaagcTAGAAAGGGAGAGTTGTCTCTTGGCTATCCTTGGCATGCTATACTACTGCATTTGTaatgtggctgcagcagcagtaagaaacctggagccttccagatgttgctggcatggccaatggtcaagaaagaCTGGAGTTGCAGCACAGCAaaatctggaagaccacaggttcagCACCCTATGGTGCAGCCTTGGGATTGTCTGTGCACAATACTGAACTGACTATCTGAAAGTTGCAGGGCAGTAATAAGCAACTTGCGTTAAAATCGCAGTAGACAGAGCAATGCTCTCATGTAAGAGCCGGATGTTCGGCTTTCAaggcaaagtttgcaaaccagaacacctacttccaggtttgcaacgttcgagttccaagttgttcgtgaactaagctcttcgaaaaccaaggtacgactgtatgtataACTTAAAGATACCCTTTACTAATGAAGATAATCAACCAGAAGATACTTAGGAACGTATTGcattaaataaaaatggggaatcgCCTCTAGACTTTTTCTAAGTAAAAAGTCTACATGGGCAAGTGCAATGTATGCTTTTAGAAACGGGATATCCTGTTTTGGATTGGAGTATAAGACGTCTCTTGCAATTTTGATGTCCTCTCTTAAATGTCCTGATGTATACATGGACGGGTTATGCCACAAGTTTGCTAGCCTTTTAAGGTTCATGGGATTCATTAGCAGTTGTCCTGTGCAgaaatgcacacatgcacaagAACATACTGTGACTGCCCTATGTAAGACAGGTTCATCAGCACTCCAGCAAAGTTATACCTCCAAAGGCAGTCCCTTTCCATGTTCGTCCAGTGACTAGCTGGAATGGACGGGTGGCAATTTCTTGACCGGAAGCAGCAACACCAACTATGACACTCACTCCCCAACCTTTGTGGCATGCTTCCAAGGCTGCTCTCTGTGGGATGTGAAAGAAAGGAGGAGCAAGTGATACAAACAAAAGAAGTGGATGGGTGGAAGAGAAGCAtagttcagtagcagagcacatgcagacaatcccaggttcaatcctagcATCTTCAGGTAGCAGGAGATggaaagagctgctgccaagaTAAACAATGCagagcttgatggaccagtggtctgacttgggataaggcaacttctgggtgacgctgtgggttaaaccacagagcctaggacttgccgatcagaaggtcggcggttcgaatccccgcaacggggtgagctcctgttgctcggtcccagctcctgccaacctagtagttcgaaagcatgtcaaagtgcaagtagataaataggtaccgctctggcgggaaggtaaacggtgtttccgtgcgctgctctggttcgccagaagcggcttaagtcatgctggccacatgatccggaagctgtacgccggctccctcggccaataaagtgagatgagcgccacaacccgagtcgcccacaactggacctaatggtcaggggtccctttacctttaatgttcctAGAGAGATGCTCCAGGAAACAGTATATTTAGAAGGAATGATTGGTAGGCTGCTCAAGAGATCACCAGTTGCAAATATTTAGAGATGCAAATCCAGAACTGGCTATGGATATTGGCTATGGCATCTAAATGCAACCTTCACGGCTGCAGATCAGCACAGAGTACTGGCAGAGGCTTCCCAGTTCTGGAGATGGCGTTGATGGGTGCTGAACTGACTAGACAAAACAGGCCTTCACCAGACATTTCTGATGACTTTCATTATGCCCTGGCTCCCATCCATGCCCCCAcccttgccacattccaggctccGCTCACCCTAGGGTGCTACCTATGGACAGACACACTTACCATGACACCAACGTTACCGATGCACTCAAATGAGTAATCTACTCCTCCATCCGTCAACTCCACCAGGACCTCCTGAATGGGCTTCTCAAAGTCCTTGGGGCTGATGCACTCTGTGGCCCCAAATTCCTTGGCTTTTGCAAATTTGTCCTTGTTGAGGTCAATCCCGATGATCCGGGATGCACCTGCCACCTTGCAGCCCATGATTACTGCTAGCCCAACTCCACCCAAGCCAAAGACAGCACAAGTAGAGCCAGGCTCCACCTGAAAGAAAGAACATTCACTTGAAGGAGAACAGTTCTTAACATCGAAAAAATAACAGCTCTGTCTGCTGCAATAAACCAGCCTCTGGCAAATGTTAAGTCTGCTCTTAGAATTAACAGCCATCCTACTTTGAACTAATAACACAAGCTAAAATCATTGCTTGCTGTCGCTGCCCATCTCAGATAAGGAAGACACATGTCagatagttaactctttattggctAGAGAAATACAGCAGCTTCCCCAGAGCTCTGGATACACATTCTCACACACTTGTAGCCTCTAAGCAGCAGTCCACAGGTCTGAGCCCtatggagcagctgcagcaacagTGGGGCCTCTCCTCCAGCTTATATACCCTCCTCTTGACGGATTGCATACCCACAATCTGAGACTTCTTCTGCATGGAAGTCACTGCTGCTCTTCCCttttcaagcccctcctggttctaggggacggcagggtgggagaaggtgGGGAGAAGGTACTGACCTGTCCTTCATCTGAGCTGTACCTTCTTCCCACACGCCTGCCTTCGCCTTGAGCTGCCCCGACTCCCCCTGGCTCCTGCCTTGTGGACTGTGCcaaaccccataaatcactggtccactctcctgggtcactccccagccccctgccctgcctctgccacacactcttcagagccctgccagtccatgacactggcTCTTCTAACTCACTGGTTGGATCTCCAGCCCCACGGGCTTAATTAGGCATGCAAGGTCTTTTTCGTCAATCCATACTTAATGCCAGGtcggtgggtttgagccccacattgggcaaaaggtacctgttggactaggtgactctcATGGTcatttccaactttacaattgtatgattctataccCACCAGCTGTCAGATGTGGGGTAAGTAAAGACGTCAGAGGGCTGAAAGGGGGCATGCTGACACAGCCAATTAACTGCCCTGGGCACAGTGCTTTGCAAGCCCTGGTGGTCAGCTGATCAGACCCAACTCACAATTGCAAGCAAATGTTACTAACAGTGGTCTCTGCCAAACTGGTGCAAGTGAGCAGATGAGGGCTAAAACCCTTTTCCTCCCCAATGAAGTCTcccaagggggcggggggggggattaggTTTCAGGGAAGGTTCTGCCACTTAATTTGTTTTATGAGCTGTTTGCACTGCAAGGAGTGGCAGAAGCAGCAATGGCATGGAGGTGAAAGGCAGTTCATCAGCACCCCAGCAAAGTTATACTGTACCTCCAAAGGTTTAACTTAACTCCTGTTTAAACAAGCTGTGCTTCTAACTTTCAGGACAGGGATGTGGAGCCACAGCTCGggtatggggggtggggtgggagggctgTAACTTCCTGTACTATATTTTCTCTGTTGTGTGTGGATTATATGGCTGGGAGTGgcggccgagaccatataacacaggtcctgaaagatcttcataggctcccagtacgtttccgagcacaattcaaagtgttggtgctgacctttaaagccctaaacagcctcggtccagtatacctgaaggagcgtcttcacccccatcacccagcccggacactgaggtccagcgctgagggccttctggcggtttgcttgctgcgagaagtgaggttacagggaaccaggcagagggccttctcggtagtggcacccgccctgtggaatgccctcccaggaaatgtcaaggcaataaacaactattttacttttaaaagacaactgaaggtggccctgtttagggaagtttttaatgtctgatgctgtattgtttttgatattcagttggaagctgcccagagtggctggggaaacccagccagatgggcagggtataaataataaattattattattattattattattattattattattacgctaCTCTGTGCTCAAGAGTCAGAAAAAAATCAACAGGAAGTCAGGGACCCCAACCTTTGCAGTGTTCAAGGCTGCTCCATAGCCTGTAGAAACCCCACATCCCAGCAAGCAGACTTTGTCCAAGGGAGCAGAAGCATCTATTTTCGCCAGAGAAATGTCTGCAACAACGGTGTACTCCGAGAAAGTGCTTGTCCCCATGAAGTGGAGAACCTGTTTTCCTTTACATGTGAACCTACTGGTACCATCGGGCATCACTCCTTTTCCTTGGGTGACTctgcagaataaaatcagaacagACGTGTTGTTTAGAGAGCACGTATGGTCACACCAAAAAGCAACAGGCCCATCAGAAAAAAAAATCGTATTGGGGCCATACCTTTATTAAGCCAACCAGAATATAGTTTAGGGTGCTTTGCAAGACTTGACAAGCAGCTGATCGCTGCTGCTTTATGGTGCCTGCAGACTCTCTTGGCTGAGCCAGGTCTTTCCAATGCCACACGTAGCATCACATGTGAagtaggtgggtgtggtttggccaaaatggccttgcAGACCAAATGGGGAGATCTGCCACACCTTATTAGGTTTCTGCCTATGTGCAGAGAAGTTGAGAAAGGGATACAGTCTCTGTCATTCTACACAAAGCAAGAGACTTCTCCAGATGCCAAGCTCTCTGCAAAGCTCAAAGAATTTGGAAAGAATTTGCGAAGCTTTAATAATTTGCACTTTGTTCTGGGCAACTGGGAGCTGGCGATCGCATAGAAATTAGTGTGTGCTTTTGGCCATCTGGCTGCTGCTGCATTTGTGAACCCCTGGCACTGACGTCCGTGCTCTGTATGACAAAGGAAaagatggggaagggggaagaaggggAGAAGAGGACCAACCTTATTTTCTGGCAGAGATTGGTTTTAGGGTTTAAACAAAACTTGCATTCTCCACATTGTGGAATGTACAAAGGGATTACTGTGTCTCCTGGAAAATACAAAgagttggttttttattttattttttaaatgtttccaatACTGTTAACTGATAAAAAGCACACTGTGTTAAAATTAGATGTTCCATTAGAGCATGACATACTAATACTTTTATACAAGTGGCATGTTTTGTACTCCCAAATTGTTCCAAGGCAACTTCAGATGCAAAGCAATGGAAATATTTCTGCTGAAGGGCTGGCCGAACTACGATGAGCATTAGGGTCCTTGCATCTTAAGCAGAATCCCCTTACCTGGTTTGAATTTGGTCACTCCTTCCCCAACACTCTCCACAATCCCTGCTCCTTCATGACCCAGGATAACAGGAAAACTCCCTTCAGGGTCAGCACCGCTTAGAGTATAGGCATCCGTGTGACAAACAGCAGTGGCAATGATCTACAAAGTCATGAAGAACAATCAGATTCAGCAGGTTATTTGACAGGCATTGTGTTTTCAGGGCACTggagctgtagggcagctgagggagaggcggcaGGCAGACCGCAGGAAAGCACTGCGTTGCCCGAAATAGCAGCGTGGGTCTTGTGTCGAACTGCGTGGAAGCTCCCTGCCCCCAGGGTGTCCATGCGGCTAGCTATGCCTCTGGGTCAAATATCCTAGTCCCTAATGGTTTAGGGCAAGCAATGTAGCAACTATTTCATTACCTTGATACGAACTTCATGAGCTTTAGGTGGTCCAACTTCCACCTCCTCAATGGACAGTGGTTTACCCGCTTCCCAGGCAACAGCTGCCTTGCATTTGATAACCTAAATAAGAAATAGAAAGAGTGCCCTATGACATTGCACAGCAAGCTTGTATAATGAGCTTCCTTCCTTAGAGACTGAAGTCACACACTACAGACGCTTTGGAGATGACACCCTGTCGGAACTGGTGGAGCTCAAACTGGACCTTTGCTGGTTAACagattgtcaaacagctctgagaGCTGCTTGTGTAGGTACTGGTGATGGTGGGGGCACCCTATTTGTTTACTTGCATCATTTACAGGCTGCCCCATGGCTAAAAAAGTTATCTCAGTGGCTCACATGaaaataaaatcagtttaaaaatgCGAGTGCAAAAGCTACAGTCTATGAAAGGCCAAACAATTCTAGCATCTGTAGAACCTGAGAGATGCAGCAAAATATACAGGCACAGTTCCTCTCATTTCCATGAAGCAATAGGCCGTCCATGTTTTACCTTGTTTCACTCGCCCATCTCAGGGAAAATTCCTGCAAATACCCAGGCAAACAGGAGCGATGAGAAGGTCTACCTCCTCAATATGTTTGAACAATAAGTGAAAACTACATCAAGTTACTAACCCGAGAGAAATCAACTCCATGTAACTTTGTGATTATTGAACGTAATCCTGTTTGCTACAAATGGAAGTGGCTGGTACATTTTATCACCCACAGCAGATGGCAACTACATACTGGGCAAATATTATGAGGCAACCTATTGGTTTTTCttaatataatttatataatgCAATTCAATTCTTAGCATTTGTTACTAAAAATGTAAAGCTAAAACTGATAATGGTTCCTATTATTTAGTGTGCCCAAATCCTCTATGCAAAATAGCGACAGATAAACAAAACTTCCAGTGTCACTGAAAAGAAATGCATGCTATTTGACCCATGCTGCATGGCTGCAATGTCCTAATTGACCAATTAAGAAAGCaagaagagaaaatgaacttgttaTACAACTTGTTCATTCCTTCAGTGACAACCTCTTATTAAGCACAAACACTACTGCCATGGATGTTTTAACTTGTATTTATTGTATATCCATGCTGTACACTTTTGTAATAGAAAAAGTAAGTAAAAACTGTAGCTGTAGTGTTCCTGCTTAAAATAAGGTTAATGTGTGTGTATGCCAAGGGACCAGTCACAGAAAATTTAACCAGCCCTAAAACTGGTTAGTTTCTCACAGAGCAAAGTTCACAAAGATCATATGCCAAGTAAAATATTTACATTCTTCAATTTCCCCTTCAGTTAGGGAATTTCAAGTTTAAGAGTGAAATATGGAAAAGGTATTAGTAAATGATTTACATATTCTGCATAAAAGGGTTTTGGAAATAACAGTCAAAATGAAGTTTTTATAGGAGGTACTAGTTAGAATCTGGTACAGTATATTATATGACATGTGTAGCGTAAGAGCAACGCAAACACTAGTTTTATAATTTATGTAGGCTAAAGGAATCCGGACGATAGCATGGGCCGCCGCCGGAGCCCTAGCGGTTAATCTGTGCCAGTCGCTTTCCCCTGCGTTTTTGTCCCATCTTGACGAATTTCCCTGGGGCGCAACTCTGCATGTTTACCCCCGAGAGCAAGGGCCGTTGACTTAAGTggagcttacttccgagtagagcGCGCACTGGGGCGCGACCTCCAAGCTGGTGCCTTTCTGCCGGCGCCTCGTCGGAAGTAACGAAAACGCAAAGGGCGCAAGGGAGCCTAGCTACGCCTCTGCTCGCCCGTTGcaaaaggctcccccccccccagacccctAAATTGACCCCGACTCGGAAGCTTTCCAAGTTCAGACGTGGGCTTGCAATCCTGCGCGCTTCCCTGGGAGGAAGCACGCTCGGCCTGCAAGGGAAAGAGCAGCGGCGCGCTCTTTCGCCGTGCCGCGTCGCCTCCCGTTTCCTTTGCACCCGCAGGAGGGGAAAGGCGCCCGCGCTGCTTGCCCGGGGAATGTTCGACGACGGCTCCAACTTACCCCGCTCGCCATCAGCGCCGCTGCTCCGCCGCCTGCAAGTGCCCCTTTCTCGCCGTCCGCGAAGCAGCTGCCGAGCGACTTGGGGGCATGCGCGCTCCTTCGAGAGCCGCCCTCCAAGCAGGGGCGGGCCGAGGAAATAGGGCGCTGCTCCCTCGTCTCGCTCGTCTTCTTAGGGAGAATTGCAGTGCCCTCTGTCGAAGGATGCTCGTTCAGGAGGCTGTGATTGCAAGCGCAGCTACTTAGGAGGCGGGGGAAGTCCTGCAGAAATCTGTGGGGCTCGAGCAAACGTTTAGGAAGAATCACAGAaagggtagagttggaagggaccacaaaggtgaAAGGAtggccacaaggatcatctagtcccaactcccctgcaatacaggaatcttttccccaacgcagaacttgaacccacgaccctgaggtgGTGCTCTGTACCGACTTGAGCTATCGGGCTGCAAGGTTATTGTCGTTTTGTGGTTATGAATATCTAGGCCTCGGCTTTTCATTTTGGTATTTTCCCTCACAActcttttttccatttggctcctCAACCGACACATCCATGGCAGGATTTTGAAAGTGGCTAAACTGTCCAAACAGTCAGAAGTACAACCAGAGCAGCTTGGAgattcagaggcagatttgtcccCCAGTAGCTGGACTAGGccatggaagtacagtggtaccttgggttacatacgcttcaggttacatacgcttcaggctacacactccgctaacccagaaatagtgcttcaggttaagaactttggttcaggatgagaacagaaatcgtgctccagcggcagcaggaggccccattagcctagtggtgcttcaggttaagaacagtttcatttttatttatttatttaaaaaaataatatttattacttatccaacaatttaaacactacaaaaaaaagaacaatacaatacaatacaaaaacactacataacactaacacattaaactaacaaaacaaaacaaaaaccgtttaaaacacatcaaacaatttcaatatcttatctttcattcacttatttcaacgacctcctcacacctccctttttgtattccacttctgttaattgtttttttttttcataataaatttttattagttttccataagtaaagaaaaaacaaagcaaaaacataaacataaacaaacacaaaatcgacttccccataccaccccttttctgcattcttgtttcaagatttttcagcaaccctctgataataaacttgattatatttcatatatttaacttcaattagttattaatacaactgtagttctttatctcttataactctgagcccctaattttccaaattacaacagtttttgagataaactttaaatttgttccaatcttcatccaccgcctctttcccccggtctcgaattctgccagtcatctctgccagtcccatataatcaatcaccttcgtctgccattcttccaacgtgggtaaatcttgcgtcttccaatactttgctagaagaattcttgctgctgtagtggcatacataaaaaatgtcctatccttctttggcaccatttggcccaccatgcccaagagaaaggcctctggttttttaacaaacgttctcttcagaactttttttatttcattatagatcatttcccagaaggccttaatcttcgggcaggtccaccaaaggtgatagaaagttccctccgtttcattacacttccaacacttgttgttgggcaaatgatagatctttgctaacttagcaggagtcatgtaccacctgtagatcattttcataatgttttctcttaaggcattacatgccgtaaatttaacaccagtggtccataactgctcccagtcagcaagctcaatgtcatgcccaacatcctgtgcccatttaatcatactagatttcaccatttcatcttgagtattccatttcaacagcaagttgtacattcttgacaagtttttagtattgggttctaacagttctgtttctagttttgacttctccacttggaagcctttctttctgtcctgtttgaatacttcatttatctgtcgataatgtaaccaatctctcaccttaaacttcagtttctcaaaactctgcaattttacattttcaccatcttgttctataatttcacaatatttaggccaattagaacccatattcaattttttcacctcttttgcttccattggtgacagccacctgggggttctactttcaaacagatctttataccttatccaaacattatacagagctttcctcaccatatggttcttaaaacctttatgcaattttaccttgtcataccatatatatgcatgccaaccaaatctattatcaaatccttcaagatccaaaatgtctgtattctcgaggagcagccaatctttcaaccagcaaaacgctgctgattcatagtaaagtcttaagtccggcagggcaaaaccccctctatctttcgcatctgttaatgtcttaaattttattcttggctttttgccctgccaaacaaatttcgatatgtctttctgccacctcttgaaacagtccatcttgtctattatttgtaatgtctgaaacagaaataacattctaggcaatacattcattttgataacagcaattctgcctaacaaggaaagtttcagccttgaccatatgtctaaatctttcttaacttctgtccaacatttatcataattgtctttaaaaagattcacatttttcgctgtcaaattcacccccaagtacttcactttttttgctatctccagacctgtttcattctggaatgtctctttttcttcatttgttagatttttctccaagactttagttttttgtttgttcaatttaaatcctgcgacttgaccaaatgtctcgatcagttctaaaactctttttgtactagtgattggctgctgcaaagtcaaaactaggtcatctgcaaatgcccttaatttatactctctcactcc
Coding sequences:
- the LOC114603909 gene encoding alcohol dehydrogenase class-3: MASGVIKCKAAVAWEAGKPLSIEEVEVGPPKAHEVRIKIIATAVCHTDAYTLSGADPEGSFPVILGHEGAGIVESVGEGVTKFKPGDTVIPLYIPQCGECKFCLNPKTNLCQKIRVTQGKGVMPDGTSRFTCKGKQVLHFMGTSTFSEYTVVADISLAKIDASAPLDKVCLLGCGVSTGYGAALNTAKVEPGSTCAVFGLGGVGLAVIMGCKVAGASRIIGIDLNKDKFAKAKEFGATECISPKDFEKPIQEVLVELTDGGVDYSFECIGNVGVMRAALEACHKGWGVSVIVGVAASGQEIATRPFQLVTGRTWKGTAFGGWKSVESVPKLVAEYMSKKIKVDEFVTHTLPFNKINEAFELMHAGKSIRSVLKFQEA